Proteins from a single region of Pseudomonas quebecensis:
- the tagH gene encoding type VI secretion system-associated FHA domain protein TagH → MSLCLTITSYHKITPGQCPEKSMNQGSMAIGRSSDNDWVLPDPERLVSSQHCVIQYKDGRYYLTDNSTNGVELVNAGIRMRRGNSELLQDGELIRIGDYEIQARIDFSVQAVESQPFAGESPNSFEALMGAVAGPVTPAPMPQPAIAPQFQGASSMDTLPDLFDFLSPTAVPPPTVADHVPSEQHDFRPPTPVSVPVPEAPVASGSVIPEDWDLLSDAPPPIISAPAPTPSPPPPPPVTPSAPMPEVAPPVVNAGQPDLLQAFLRGAGLDQLRLDKADACAQMESIGRSYRLMVEGLIDVLRARASLKGEFRMQQTMIQPAENNPLKFAPNADEALLLLLRHGNQAFMAPDVAVKESFDDLRAHQLAVMAGVEAAIKHLLKRFEPAQLEERMGKPGGLSSIFNGSRQAQYWQQFTELYGNISREAQEDFQDLFGREFSRAYEEHSARQRR, encoded by the coding sequence ATGTCGCTGTGTTTGACTATCACTAGTTATCACAAGATTACCCCCGGGCAGTGCCCCGAAAAGTCCATGAACCAGGGCTCGATGGCGATCGGCCGCAGCTCGGATAATGACTGGGTATTGCCCGACCCCGAGCGCCTCGTGTCTTCGCAACACTGCGTTATTCAATACAAAGACGGCCGTTATTATTTAACCGATAACAGCACCAACGGCGTGGAGTTGGTCAACGCCGGCATCCGCATGCGCCGCGGCAACAGCGAGCTGCTGCAGGATGGCGAACTGATCCGTATCGGCGATTACGAAATCCAGGCACGCATCGATTTCAGCGTGCAAGCCGTTGAAAGCCAGCCCTTTGCCGGTGAGTCGCCGAACAGTTTCGAAGCGCTGATGGGCGCCGTGGCCGGCCCCGTGACGCCCGCGCCGATGCCGCAGCCAGCGATCGCGCCGCAGTTCCAGGGTGCGTCGTCGATGGACACCCTGCCGGACCTGTTCGACTTCCTCAGCCCCACCGCCGTGCCGCCGCCGACCGTGGCCGATCATGTGCCCAGTGAACAACACGACTTCCGCCCGCCGACGCCGGTGAGCGTGCCGGTGCCCGAGGCGCCGGTGGCGTCCGGTTCAGTGATCCCCGAAGATTGGGACCTGCTCAGCGACGCGCCGCCGCCGATTATCAGCGCGCCGGCACCGACTCCATCGCCGCCACCGCCACCGCCAGTGACGCCATCCGCGCCCATGCCCGAGGTGGCACCGCCGGTGGTCAATGCCGGGCAACCGGACCTGCTGCAAGCCTTCCTGCGCGGTGCCGGCCTCGACCAATTGCGCCTGGATAAGGCCGACGCCTGCGCGCAGATGGAAAGCATCGGTCGCAGCTACCGGCTGATGGTCGAAGGCTTGATCGACGTCCTGCGCGCCCGGGCCAGCCTCAAAGGCGAGTTCCGCATGCAGCAGACCATGATCCAGCCCGCTGAAAACAATCCGTTGAAGTTCGCACCGAATGCCGACGAAGCGTTACTGCTGCTGCTGCGTCACGGCAACCAGGCGTTTATGGCGCCCGATGTCGCGGTAAAGGAAAGTTTCGACGACCTGCGCGCCCACCAACTGGCGGTGATGGCCGGTGTGGAAGCGGCGATCAAGCACCTGCTCAAGCGCTTCGAACCGGCGCAACTGGAAGAACGCATGGGCAAGCCCGGTGGGCTGTCGAGTATTTTCAACGGGTCACGCCAGGCCCAGTACTGGCAGCAGTTCACCGAGCTCTACGGCAATATTTCCCGTGAGGCCCAGGAAGACTTCCAGGACCTGTTCGGCCGCGAGTTCAGTCGGGCCTATGAAGAACACAGCGCACGACAGCGGCGCTGA
- the tssA gene encoding type VI secretion system protein TssA — protein sequence MDVPLLLAAVSANSPCGEDMEYDADFLQLERDAKGQPERSMGDAILPAEPPEWRSIQQQSLDLLQRSKDLRITHFLLQSSLALQGVAGLAEVLTLIDALLRQYWADLHPRLDADDDNDPTVRINALAGLTSDATIRLLRESILTRSRTFGPVSLRAALNASGLMHFPDEQLGAQQLNAAFLDSDPDHLQATREALSAARAACEAIEQQVNEQVGSAQGVDLSALKQPLKQALQILNQAVPGTDSSSEPEAVSEDNAPSADFAPAPAAPRPVGDIASRDDVLRSLDKILAYYTRHEPSSPLPVLLNRAKNLVHADFEAIVRNLIPDGMSQFENLRGPDGE from the coding sequence GTGGATGTGCCTTTGCTGCTCGCCGCCGTTTCCGCGAACTCGCCGTGTGGCGAAGACATGGAATATGACGCGGACTTTCTCCAGCTTGAGCGTGACGCCAAGGGGCAACCCGAGCGCAGCATGGGTGATGCCATCCTGCCCGCCGAACCGCCGGAATGGCGCAGCATCCAGCAGCAGAGCCTCGACTTGCTGCAGCGCAGCAAAGACCTGCGCATCACTCACTTTCTGCTGCAAAGTTCCCTGGCCCTGCAAGGCGTGGCCGGGCTGGCCGAAGTCCTCACGCTGATCGACGCGTTGTTGCGCCAATACTGGGCCGACCTGCACCCGCGCCTGGACGCTGACGACGATAACGACCCCACCGTGCGCATCAATGCACTGGCCGGCCTGACCAGCGACGCAACCATCCGCCTGCTGCGCGAAAGCATCCTCACCCGCTCGCGCACGTTCGGCCCGGTGAGCCTGCGCGCGGCGCTCAACGCCAGCGGCCTGATGCACTTCCCGGATGAACAACTGGGCGCCCAGCAACTCAACGCGGCGTTCCTCGACAGCGACCCCGATCACCTGCAAGCCACCCGCGAGGCCTTGAGCGCCGCGCGGGCTGCCTGCGAAGCCATTGAACAACAGGTCAACGAGCAGGTCGGCTCCGCCCAGGGCGTGGACCTCAGCGCGTTGAAGCAGCCGCTCAAGCAAGCGCTGCAGATACTCAATCAAGCGGTGCCGGGCACCGACAGCAGCAGCGAACCCGAGGCCGTCAGTGAAGACAATGCCCCCTCGGCCGACTTCGCCCCTGCCCCAGCGGCGCCACGCCCGGTCGGCGATATCGCCAGCCGCGACGACGTGCTGCGCAGCCTCGACAAGATCCTCGCGTACTACACCCGGCACGAGCCTTCGAGCCCGCTGCCGGTGTTATTGAACCGGGCCAAAAATCTGGTCCATGCCGATTTCGAAGCAATCGTGCGCAACCTGATTCCCGACGGCATGTCCCAATTTGAAAACCTGCGTGGCCCGGACGGCGAATAA
- the tssB gene encoding type VI secretion system contractile sheath small subunit, with the protein MAKQSSQKFIARNRAPRVQIEYDVELYGAEKKVQLPFVMGVMADLAGKPAEPLAPVADRKFLEVDVDNFDSRLKAMQPRVAFHVPNELTGEGNLSLDMTFESMDDFSPAAVARKVDALNQLLEARTQLANLLTYMDGKTGAEEIIMKAIKDPALLQALASAPKPAGDQ; encoded by the coding sequence GTGGCGAAGCAAAGTTCTCAGAAATTCATCGCGCGCAACCGCGCGCCTCGAGTGCAGATCGAGTACGACGTCGAGCTCTACGGCGCCGAGAAAAAGGTCCAGCTGCCCTTCGTGATGGGCGTGATGGCCGACCTCGCCGGTAAGCCTGCCGAGCCTCTGGCGCCGGTGGCCGACCGCAAATTCCTTGAAGTGGATGTCGACAACTTCGACTCCCGCCTCAAGGCCATGCAGCCGCGCGTGGCATTCCACGTGCCGAACGAACTGACCGGCGAAGGCAACCTGAGCCTGGACATGACCTTCGAAAGCATGGACGACTTCAGCCCGGCCGCCGTGGCCCGCAAGGTCGACGCGCTGAACCAGCTGCTCGAAGCCCGCACTCAGTTGGCCAACCTGCTGACCTACATGGACGGCAAGACCGGCGCTGAAGAAATCATCATGAAGGCAATCAAGGACCCGGCACTGCTTCAGGCACTTGCCAGCGCGCCGAAGCCTGCAGGGGATCAGTAA
- the tssJ gene encoding type VI secretion system lipoprotein TssJ yields the protein MIPRFLLAVATALLLTACAKDAAKPEAAAEAEADTAAVELHFHAIAGLNPGANGQAAPVRVRIFELKNAATFARSDYFALADRAQSTLGLDLLDQDEVMVQPGQQLSIQRDLDPSTRQIGLLVGYRELDRAQWRTVINVPARQYTEYQISLDVRAVRADVVVTPSSPAQ from the coding sequence ATGATTCCCAGGTTTTTACTCGCAGTCGCCACCGCGCTTCTGCTGACGGCGTGTGCCAAAGACGCCGCCAAACCCGAAGCCGCCGCCGAGGCTGAAGCGGATACGGCTGCGGTCGAATTGCACTTTCACGCCATTGCCGGGCTCAACCCCGGCGCCAATGGCCAGGCCGCCCCGGTGCGCGTGCGGATTTTCGAACTGAAGAATGCCGCCACCTTTGCCCGCTCCGACTATTTCGCCCTGGCCGACCGTGCGCAATCGACCCTGGGCCTGGACTTGTTGGACCAGGACGAAGTGATGGTGCAGCCCGGTCAGCAACTGAGCATTCAGCGTGACCTCGACCCGTCGACGCGCCAGATCGGCTTGCTGGTGGGCTACCGCGAACTCGATCGCGCGCAGTGGCGCACGGTGATCAATGTGCCGGCGCGTCAGTACACCGAATACCAGATCAGCCTCGATGTGCGCGCGGTGCGCGCCGACGTCGTGGTTACCCCATCCAGCCCTGCCCAATAA